The Hymenobacter sp. GOD-10R genome includes a window with the following:
- the fbaA gene encoding class II fructose-bisphosphate aldolase, producing the protein MEAQTLTSLRAGVLHGDELASLFQYAKANAFAMPAVNVTGTNTVNAVLETAKAVNSPVMIQFSNGGAQFYAGKSIPNGDQRASIAGAISGAKHVHEMAALYDVPVVLHTDHAAKKLLTWIDGLLDAGEKYYAQHGQPLYSSHMLDLSEEPIEENIEICKRYLERMAKLGMTLEIELGVTGGEEDGVDNSDVDSSKLYTQPSEVAYAYKELSSVSPNFTIAAAFGNVHGVYKPGNVKLQPVILKNSQDYVQEHFGTGPQPVNFVFHGGSGSSREEIREAISYGAIKMNLDTDLQWALWEGIKDYYVKNEGFLQGQIGNPTGADSPNKKYYDPRVWLRKGEETFVARLKQAFEDLNAINRRP; encoded by the coding sequence ATGGAAGCACAAACCCTGACCAGCCTGCGCGCTGGCGTCCTGCACGGCGATGAACTCGCGTCGCTTTTCCAATATGCTAAGGCCAATGCTTTCGCCATGCCGGCCGTTAACGTGACGGGCACCAACACTGTGAATGCCGTGCTGGAAACTGCCAAGGCGGTGAATTCGCCGGTGATGATTCAGTTCTCGAACGGTGGCGCCCAGTTCTACGCGGGCAAATCGATTCCGAACGGCGACCAGCGGGCCAGCATCGCCGGCGCCATCTCGGGTGCCAAGCACGTGCACGAAATGGCCGCGCTCTATGACGTGCCCGTGGTGCTGCACACCGACCACGCCGCTAAGAAGCTCCTCACTTGGATCGACGGTCTGCTCGACGCGGGCGAGAAGTACTACGCTCAGCACGGTCAGCCCCTCTACAGCTCCCACATGCTCGACTTGTCGGAGGAGCCCATTGAGGAGAACATCGAAATCTGCAAGCGCTACCTGGAGCGCATGGCTAAGCTTGGCATGACGCTCGAAATCGAGCTAGGCGTGACGGGCGGCGAGGAAGATGGCGTCGACAACTCCGACGTGGACAGCTCCAAGCTCTACACCCAGCCTTCGGAAGTGGCTTACGCTTACAAAGAGCTGAGCTCGGTAAGCCCTAACTTCACCATCGCGGCCGCATTCGGCAACGTGCACGGCGTGTACAAGCCCGGCAACGTGAAGCTACAGCCCGTCATCCTGAAGAACTCGCAGGACTACGTGCAAGAGCACTTCGGCACCGGTCCGCAGCCGGTGAACTTCGTGTTCCACGGTGGTTCGGGCTCTAGCCGCGAAGAAATCCGCGAGGCTATCAGCTACGGCGCTATCAAGATGAACCTCGACACCGACTTGCAGTGGGCACTGTGGGAAGGCATCAAGGATTACTACGTGAAAAACGAAGGCTTCCTGCAAGGTCAGATCGGTAACCCCACCGGCGCCGATTCGCCCAACAAGAAGTACTACGACCCCCGCGTATGGCTGCGCAAAGGCGAAGAAACCTTCGTAGCGCGCTTGAAGCAGGCCTTCGAAGACCTGAATGCTATCAACCGTCGCCCCTAG
- a CDS encoding alpha-galactosidase encodes MVKNLLFCVFLLLTSSLTAMAQASKQIRIETKNTTLLLSVGEKERLYQTYLGDKLAQAADYQRLPTGSHEAYVPAGLNDLFEPAIRMVHNDGNPSLELRYVRHTTSPATDGQIHTAITLQDSKYPVEVIMHFSAYANEDVIKAWTEIRHREKAPVVLSRFASAMLHFEAPHYWLTQFHGDWAEEMRPQEAELTSGIKVIDSKLGTRAHMYQAPHFMLALDKQATETEGELILGTLAWSGNFQLSFELDEHNALRVLSGMNPYASEYQLPPNQAFETPAFIFTYSHQGKNLASRNLHRWARQYGVLDGTKSRLTLLNNWEATFFDFNEQKLDALIGDASKLGVDLFLLDDGWFGNKYPRSNDHAGLGDWQETKSKLPNGLGHLVQTATQNGVKFGIWIEPEMVNPKSELYEQHPDWILKLPNREEHYYRNQLVLDLTNPKVQDFVFGVVDDLFTKNPTLGYIKWDSNRMITNAFSPYLKNKQSNLYIDYVHGLYKVFERMRQKYPHVPVMLCSGGGGRVDYGALPYFTEFWASDNTDALERVFIQWNYSYFFPSIAVSAHVTSWNKQQSLKFRTDVAMMGRLGYDIRVEEFTPEELQFSQQAVKEYKRLSDVIWHGDLYRLVSPLETSRAVVQYVNEGHSQAVVFAYTLHPRFGEEYGRVRLQGLDPSRQYRVQEVNLMPGAKSNIPENGQAYSGDFLMKVGVLASTASATALTSHVLELTAQ; translated from the coding sequence ATGGTCAAAAATCTGCTCTTCTGCGTATTCCTGCTGCTTACCAGTTCTTTAACAGCAATGGCACAAGCCAGCAAGCAGATTCGAATTGAAACGAAGAACACCACGCTGCTTTTGTCGGTAGGAGAGAAGGAGCGACTTTATCAGACGTATTTAGGCGACAAGTTAGCCCAAGCCGCCGACTACCAGCGGTTGCCAACCGGTAGCCACGAAGCCTACGTGCCGGCCGGCCTCAACGACTTGTTTGAGCCCGCCATCCGGATGGTGCACAACGACGGAAATCCTTCGCTCGAACTGCGCTACGTGCGTCATACAACCAGCCCTGCCACTGATGGTCAGATACATACGGCTATTACGCTGCAAGACTCGAAGTATCCGGTGGAAGTGATTATGCACTTCAGCGCTTATGCCAACGAAGACGTGATAAAGGCCTGGACGGAGATACGTCACCGCGAGAAGGCGCCGGTGGTGCTGAGCCGTTTTGCCTCGGCCATGCTGCACTTTGAGGCGCCGCACTACTGGCTCACGCAGTTCCACGGCGACTGGGCCGAGGAGATGCGTCCGCAGGAGGCAGAGCTGACTAGCGGCATTAAAGTAATTGATAGCAAGCTAGGTACGCGGGCCCACATGTATCAGGCGCCGCACTTTATGCTAGCCCTCGACAAGCAAGCTACCGAAACCGAAGGCGAGCTAATTCTGGGTACCCTAGCTTGGTCGGGCAATTTTCAGTTGTCGTTTGAGCTGGACGAGCACAACGCCCTGCGGGTGCTGTCGGGCATGAACCCGTACGCGTCGGAGTATCAATTGCCCCCGAACCAAGCCTTTGAAACGCCAGCTTTTATCTTCACTTACAGCCACCAGGGCAAAAACCTGGCGAGTCGCAACCTGCACCGCTGGGCTAGGCAGTACGGCGTGCTCGACGGCACCAAGTCGCGCCTGACGCTGCTCAACAACTGGGAAGCCACGTTTTTCGACTTCAACGAGCAGAAGCTCGACGCCCTCATCGGCGACGCCTCGAAGCTAGGTGTCGATTTGTTTTTGCTGGATGATGGCTGGTTTGGCAATAAATACCCGCGCAGCAACGACCACGCCGGCCTCGGCGATTGGCAGGAAACGAAGTCGAAGCTGCCCAATGGCCTAGGCCACTTGGTGCAAACGGCTACCCAAAACGGCGTGAAGTTCGGTATCTGGATTGAGCCCGAAATGGTGAACCCCAAGAGCGAACTGTACGAGCAGCACCCCGATTGGATCTTGAAGCTGCCCAACCGCGAGGAGCACTACTACCGCAACCAGCTGGTGCTCGACCTGACTAACCCCAAAGTGCAGGATTTTGTGTTCGGCGTGGTCGATGACTTGTTCACCAAAAATCCAACCCTAGGTTATATCAAGTGGGACAGCAACCGCATGATTACAAATGCCTTCTCACCGTATTTAAAAAACAAACAGTCGAACCTCTACATCGACTATGTGCACGGGCTGTACAAGGTGTTTGAGCGCATGCGCCAGAAGTATCCGCACGTGCCGGTGATGCTGTGCTCGGGTGGTGGTGGCCGCGTCGACTATGGCGCGCTGCCCTACTTCACCGAGTTCTGGGCTTCCGACAATACGGACGCGCTGGAGCGGGTGTTTATTCAGTGGAACTACTCCTATTTCTTCCCCTCCATTGCCGTATCGGCGCACGTCACTTCCTGGAATAAGCAGCAGTCGTTGAAGTTTCGCACCGATGTGGCCATGATGGGCAGGCTAGGCTATGACATTCGGGTAGAAGAGTTTACGCCGGAGGAATTGCAATTCAGCCAACAAGCCGTGAAGGAGTACAAGCGCCTGAGCGACGTTATCTGGCACGGCGATTTGTACCGGCTGGTGTCACCGCTCGAAACGAGTCGGGCCGTGGTGCAATACGTGAACGAGGGTCACAGCCAAGCCGTCGTATTTGCCTACACCTTGCATCCGCGCTTCGGCGAGGAGTACGGCCGGGTGCGTCTGCAAGGCCTGGACCCGAGCCGCCAGTACCGCGTGCAGGAAGTCAACCTCATGCCCGGCGCCAAGTCGAACATCCCCGAAAATGGCCAGGCCTACTCCGGCGACTTTCTGATGAAAGTGGGCGTGCTAGCTTCCACGGCTAGCGCCACGGCCTTAACCAGTCACGTGCTGGAGCTGACGGCGCAGTAA